The Megalobrama amblycephala isolate DHTTF-2021 linkage group LG7, ASM1881202v1, whole genome shotgun sequence genome window below encodes:
- the ndufs8a gene encoding NADH:ubiquinone oxidoreductase core subunit S8a, with the protein MSAALRVVYTVSRPGSFLASQNLARPLSLSAHRAGIKYVNNQEEATDMKSITDRAAQTLLWTELFRGLGMTMSYLFREPATINYPFEKGPLSPRFRGEHALRRYPSGEERCIACKLCEAICPAQAITIEAEPRADGSRRTTRYDIDMTKCIYCGFCQEACPVDAIVEGPNFEFSTETHEELLYNKEKLLNNGDKWEAEIAANIQADYLYR; encoded by the exons ATGTCTGCGGCGTTACGTGTGGTCTACACCGTATCCAGGCCAG GGTCATTTCTGGCCAGTCAAAATCTTGCACGTCCTCTCAGCCTGTCCGCACACAGAGCAGGGATTA AGTATGTCAATAATCAGGAAGAAGCCACAGATATGAAGTCCATCACGGACCGTGCGGCTCAGACTCTTCTGTGGACAGAGCTGTTCAGAG GTTTGGGAATGACCATGAGCTATCTTTTCCGTGAACCTGCCACAATCAACTACCCATTCGAGAAGGGCCCTCTGTCGCCCCGTTTCCGTGGCGAACATGCGCTGCGCAGGTACCCCTCTGGAGAGGAGCGATGCATTGCATGTAAACTTTGTGAGGCCATTTGCCCAGCCCAG GCTATCACAATTGAGGCAGAACCTCGTGCGGACGGCAGCAGGAGGACAACGCGCTATGACATAGACATGACCAAATGCATCTACTGTGGCTTTTGCCAGGAGGCCTGTCCTGTGGATGCCATTGTAGAG GGCCCCAACTTTGAGTTCTCCACAGAGACTCATGAGGAACTGCTTTATAACAAGGAGAAGCTCCTCAACAATGGAGACAAATGGGAGGCTGAGATCGCTGCCAACATTCAAGCTGACTATCTATACAGATAA
- the si:dkey-9i23.8 gene encoding type-1 angiotensin II receptor A isoform X1 — MVQPVCGKKMLSARLNWEMSASTKLNTSHNITESEENYWSRIEKSILAPILTTEMVLGVLGNGLVLIVKLVCKGHFQCLYWLPLFSLTLSDFFCSILIICGSLLAVLSDGQISPWCEVVSLLKFTFITSSIGSIAILCVQRFMGIPSKGKRLSVVMAVACVASWCTGAVFGAVPVAYEWIRYDPAEMLCAVFWESSYSDMLVYILCAFSISIFVPFLLILCCSILTCAGFGKKCSSQDDLSSITPLLVILYLFCYAPFAASELVLLGRLDLTPSPEWLRSLSSVMAYLDCCLNPFIYCTNKDFRKAVLILVWNKRRSTSPEPVLTGITRLEL, encoded by the exons ATGGTTCAGCCCGTCTGCGGGAAGAAAATGCTGTCAGCACGGCTTAACTGGGAAATGAGCGCCAGCACCAAAC TGAACACGTCACATAATATAACAGAATCAGAGGAGAATTACTGGTCCAGAATTGAGAAGTCTATTCTCGCTCCCATCCTCACCACTGAGATGGTACTGGGTGTTTTGGGAAATGGACTGGTTTTGATAGTTAAATTAGTG TGTAAAGGCCATTTTCAGTGTCTTTACTGGCTGCCACTTTTTAGTCTCACGCTCTCAGATTTCTTCTGCTCCATCCTCATAATCTGTGGCTCCCTCTTAGCTGTGCTGAGTGACGGTCAGATTTCACCGTGGTGTGAGGTGGTGAGCCTGCTAAAGTTCACCTTCATCACCTCTTCCATTGGAAGCATAG CTATTCTCTGTGTTCAAAGATTTATGGGCATTCCTTCCAAAGGCAAAAGACTGTCTGTTGTCATGGCAGTTGCATGTGTGGCATCATGGTGCACTGGAGCTGTATTTGGAGCAGTGCCAGTAGCCTATGAGTGGATACG ATATGATCCAGCTGAAATGCTGTGTGCAGTGTTCTGGGAGAGCAGTTACTCTGACATGCTGGTTTACATCCTCTGTGCCTTCTCCATCTCCATCTTCGTCCCATTCCTCCTAATACTCTGCTGCTCCATCCTGACTTGTGCAGGCTTTGGGAAAAAATGTTCCAG CCAGGATGACCTGTCCTCTATCACGCCACTGCTGGTGATCTTATATCTGTTCTGCTATGCTCCATTTGCTGCATCTGAG TTGGTTCTCCTTGGACGGCTTGATCTGACCCCTTCCCCTGAGTGGCTGAGATCACTATCATCAGTAATGGCATATCTGGACTGTTGTTTAAACCCATTCATCTACTGCACAAATAAAGACTTCAGAAAAGCAGTACTCATACTTGTGTGGAACAAAAGAAGATCAACTTCTCCAGAGCCAGTACTGACTGGCATTACAAGGCTTGAATTATGA
- the si:dkey-9i23.8 gene encoding type-1 angiotensin II receptor A isoform X2, with protein MNTSHNITESEENYWSRIEKSILAPILTTEMVLGVLGNGLVLIVKLVCKGHFQCLYWLPLFSLTLSDFFCSILIICGSLLAVLSDGQISPWCEVVSLLKFTFITSSIGSIAILCVQRFMGIPSKGKRLSVVMAVACVASWCTGAVFGAVPVAYEWIRYDPAEMLCAVFWESSYSDMLVYILCAFSISIFVPFLLILCCSILTCAGFGKKCSSQDDLSSITPLLVILYLFCYAPFAASELVLLGRLDLTPSPEWLRSLSSVMAYLDCCLNPFIYCTNKDFRKAVLILVWNKRRSTSPEPVLTGITRLEL; from the exons A TGAACACGTCACATAATATAACAGAATCAGAGGAGAATTACTGGTCCAGAATTGAGAAGTCTATTCTCGCTCCCATCCTCACCACTGAGATGGTACTGGGTGTTTTGGGAAATGGACTGGTTTTGATAGTTAAATTAGTG TGTAAAGGCCATTTTCAGTGTCTTTACTGGCTGCCACTTTTTAGTCTCACGCTCTCAGATTTCTTCTGCTCCATCCTCATAATCTGTGGCTCCCTCTTAGCTGTGCTGAGTGACGGTCAGATTTCACCGTGGTGTGAGGTGGTGAGCCTGCTAAAGTTCACCTTCATCACCTCTTCCATTGGAAGCATAG CTATTCTCTGTGTTCAAAGATTTATGGGCATTCCTTCCAAAGGCAAAAGACTGTCTGTTGTCATGGCAGTTGCATGTGTGGCATCATGGTGCACTGGAGCTGTATTTGGAGCAGTGCCAGTAGCCTATGAGTGGATACG ATATGATCCAGCTGAAATGCTGTGTGCAGTGTTCTGGGAGAGCAGTTACTCTGACATGCTGGTTTACATCCTCTGTGCCTTCTCCATCTCCATCTTCGTCCCATTCCTCCTAATACTCTGCTGCTCCATCCTGACTTGTGCAGGCTTTGGGAAAAAATGTTCCAG CCAGGATGACCTGTCCTCTATCACGCCACTGCTGGTGATCTTATATCTGTTCTGCTATGCTCCATTTGCTGCATCTGAG TTGGTTCTCCTTGGACGGCTTGATCTGACCCCTTCCCCTGAGTGGCTGAGATCACTATCATCAGTAATGGCATATCTGGACTGTTGTTTAAACCCATTCATCTACTGCACAAATAAAGACTTCAGAAAAGCAGTACTCATACTTGTGTGGAACAAAAGAAGATCAACTTCTCCAGAGCCAGTACTGACTGGCATTACAAGGCTTGAATTATGA
- the tmem187 gene encoding transmembrane protein 187 translates to MTVSAIAHVLIPFLLCIALANTHIFDEVLVDVTYDHYAEKKVDGLPAFLAMPFNCLINSGYILLGIYWILQRMSDSKGSSSAAAYTKDVFALMAVAYGPVQWVRLATLRRAPSVLDQWFTLPIFAWVLVWGNVIDKGWSSRYALMVEACSILSYGLALFHDRGFEAALGCHIACALFKGVRAQMRHGDKESLRYFWLAVLSCSGFVVLKLLDHSLAEYWVFQNLTGHFWSKVCDILQFHYSFCFLTRLSENAQKRSS, encoded by the coding sequence ATGACCGTGTCAGCGATCGCCCACGTTCTCATACCCTTCCTACTTTGCATAGCGCTTGCAAACACTCACATTTTCGACGAAGTTTTGGTGGATGTCACTTATGATCACTATGCGGAGAAGAAAGTAGACGGTCTTCCTGCCTTCTTGGCCATGCCGTTTAACTGTCTGATAAATTCAGGATACATATTATTGGGAATCTATTGGATCTTGCAACGGATGTCAGACAGTAAAGGCAGCAGCAGTGCAGCCGCTTACACCAAAGACGTGTTTGCGCTAATGGCAGTCGCATATGGACCGGTGCAGTGGGTCCGCTTGGCCACCTTGCGGCGCGCGCCCTCTGTTTTGGACCAGTGGTTCACTTTACCTATTTTTGCCTGGGTTCTGGTGTGGGGTAATGTCATTGACAAAGGCTGGTCGTCTCGTTACGCTTTAATGGTCGAGGCATGTTCTATCCTCAGCTATGGACTGGCGCTCTTTCACGACCGAGGCTTTGAAGCAGCTCTGGGTTGTCACATCGCCTGCGCCCTGTTCAAAGGCGTCCGCGCGCAGATGCGCCACGGAGATAAGGAGTCCTTGCGCTATTTTTGGTTGGCAGTGCTGTCTTGCTCTGGTTTCGTGGTTCTGAAACTTCTGGATCATTCTCTTGCAGAGTACTGGGTGTTTCAAAAtctcactggacatttctggTCCAAAGTTTGCGACATTCTGCAGTTTCATTACAGTTTTTGTTTTCTCACTCGCCTGAGTGAAAATGCACAGAAACGCTCCTCATGA